One genomic region from Oligoflexus sp. encodes:
- the typA gene encoding translational GTPase TypA, with protein MSANLRNICIIAHVDHGKTTLVDFLLKQAGTFQEHQAVDDRVMDSMDLERERGITILAKNTSVVVGNTKINIIDTPGHADFGGEVERIMGMSQGAILLVDAAEGPLPQTRFVLEKAIKQGLKIILCINKVDRPEVREGDRINEVINGAFDLFCDLGATEDQSDFPILYACGRQGWCTMNPAEIPSLLEGKKGDLKPLFDLVLDYVNPPQVEDGPFRMLISNLDYSEWVGQMGVGRVYSGSVKKGDRLISKTVDAAGKPVNRPFTVSKVLSFKGLRQVEVDELEAGDIGLIAGLDEVHIGDTIVANETQEALPRIIVESPTLGMIFSINTGPLSGQEGEAVQSRKLRDRLLRFCRYNVALRFEETSQPDQFRILGRGELQFAILIEQMRREGLEFMIGRPEVLFQKDENGQTLEPVERLVLDLPEQFSGEVTEMLQTRKGIMSSYENIGHGRIRLKFEIPTRGILGINSRFKTATRGEGIMSSEFIGYVPFRGELVHRINGALISDRDGETIPYALESIQERGQLFVDPGVKVYEGMIIGECAKDQDLNVNACREKKLTNHRASGSDGLVMLQGVRKMSLEQCIEWIEDDEWIEATPESIRLRKKILAQNMRNMKR; from the coding sequence ATGAGCGCAAATTTACGCAACATCTGTATTATCGCCCACGTTGACCATGGCAAGACCACGCTTGTGGACTTCCTCCTCAAACAAGCCGGGACTTTTCAGGAACACCAGGCGGTTGATGATCGCGTCATGGACTCGATGGACCTGGAACGTGAACGTGGGATTACCATTCTCGCGAAAAACACCTCGGTGGTCGTGGGCAACACCAAGATCAACATCATCGACACACCGGGTCACGCCGACTTCGGTGGCGAAGTGGAACGCATCATGGGTATGTCCCAGGGCGCCATCCTTCTGGTCGACGCCGCGGAAGGCCCTCTGCCCCAGACGCGTTTCGTACTGGAAAAGGCCATCAAACAAGGCCTGAAGATTATCCTCTGCATCAATAAGGTCGACCGTCCTGAAGTTCGGGAAGGTGACCGCATCAATGAAGTGATCAACGGCGCTTTCGACCTCTTCTGTGACCTCGGTGCCACCGAAGATCAGTCGGACTTCCCCATCCTTTACGCCTGCGGCCGTCAGGGCTGGTGTACGATGAATCCCGCTGAAATCCCTTCGCTGCTGGAAGGCAAAAAAGGCGATCTGAAGCCACTCTTTGACCTTGTCCTGGATTACGTGAATCCGCCCCAGGTTGAAGATGGTCCCTTCCGCATGCTCATCAGCAACCTCGATTATTCCGAGTGGGTTGGCCAGATGGGTGTGGGCCGCGTGTACTCCGGCTCCGTGAAAAAAGGCGATCGCCTGATCAGCAAGACCGTGGACGCCGCGGGCAAGCCCGTCAACCGTCCTTTCACCGTTTCCAAAGTGCTGTCCTTCAAAGGTCTGCGCCAGGTCGAGGTCGATGAACTCGAAGCCGGTGATATCGGTCTGATCGCGGGTCTGGATGAAGTTCATATCGGCGACACCATCGTCGCCAACGAAACCCAGGAAGCCCTGCCGCGTATCATTGTGGAAAGCCCCACTCTCGGTATGATCTTCTCGATCAACACCGGGCCTTTGTCCGGCCAGGAAGGTGAAGCCGTTCAGTCGCGTAAACTCCGCGATCGACTGCTCCGCTTCTGCCGCTATAACGTGGCTCTGCGCTTCGAAGAAACCTCGCAGCCCGACCAGTTCCGCATCCTCGGTCGCGGTGAGCTTCAGTTCGCGATTCTGATCGAGCAGATGCGCCGCGAAGGTCTGGAATTCATGATCGGTCGTCCGGAAGTCCTCTTCCAAAAAGATGAAAACGGTCAGACTCTGGAACCTGTGGAACGCCTCGTTCTCGACCTTCCCGAACAATTTTCCGGTGAAGTGACCGAGATGCTGCAGACTCGCAAGGGCATCATGAGTTCCTACGAAAATATCGGCCACGGCCGTATCCGCTTGAAGTTCGAGATCCCGACCCGCGGTATCCTCGGCATCAACTCGCGCTTCAAAACCGCAACCCGCGGTGAAGGCATCATGAGTTCCGAGTTTATCGGTTACGTTCCGTTCCGCGGTGAACTCGTTCACCGTATCAACGGCGCTTTGATCTCGGACCGTGATGGCGAGACGATCCCCTACGCTCTGGAATCCATCCAGGAGCGCGGTCAGCTCTTCGTCGATCCAGGCGTGAAAGTTTACGAAGGCATGATCATCGGCGAATGCGCGAAGGATCAAGACCTGAACGTGAACGCCTGTCGCGAGAAAAAATTGACCAACCACCGTGCCTCGGGCTCGGACGGTCTGGTTATGCTCCAGGGTGTCCGCAAGATGTCGCTTGAGCAGTGTATCGAGTGGATCGAAGACGATGAGTGGATCGAAGCCACTCCCGAATCCATCCGTCTGCGCAAGAAGATCCTCGCTCAGAACATGCGGAACATGAAACGCTAA
- a CDS encoding tRNA-dihydrouridine synthase family protein yields the protein MTKDGRHTLGLAPMEGVSELPFRLWMAQVSAPAFSSTPFLRATDTYPAQLPLDFAAEVTRAWDVGYQLVPQVMASEPKDFVRTAQLLLPAADFVDLNCGCPSPNPVSGGAGSSLLKVPAHFLGFAERLADSLPAQSFSIKMRTGFDDAALFDELTSGLRPLPLRQLTVHGRTRRDRYDGRSRWDLIQRAAEQLPCPVVGSGDILSAASFHEIAAAAPSVSRFIVGRGALRNPWVFMELRNQEPVVIRRSLLQKVVASFALLTELGMDHQIDKLEPLVKKGLWQNSAGNSGQAWAALYEELSTAYAGKIVAFKDLEVDRITLGRVKMVWNYLRSSLPDVYFEPLLLRSKSLGELLTGLTRLDPGDEAFTIQNRPEWDWLFTSTRQKPGATPAEA from the coding sequence ATGACCAAGGACGGAAGACATACACTCGGCCTCGCGCCGATGGAGGGAGTCAGCGAACTCCCCTTCCGTCTTTGGATGGCTCAGGTCAGTGCCCCTGCCTTCAGCTCCACTCCCTTTCTCCGTGCCACCGATACCTATCCCGCTCAATTGCCTTTGGATTTTGCAGCCGAAGTCACGCGCGCCTGGGATGTGGGCTATCAGCTGGTTCCCCAGGTCATGGCCTCGGAACCCAAGGATTTTGTGCGGACAGCGCAATTGCTCTTACCCGCGGCTGATTTCGTCGATCTCAACTGCGGCTGCCCTTCGCCCAATCCTGTCAGCGGGGGCGCGGGATCCAGTCTTCTGAAAGTCCCGGCGCATTTTCTTGGATTCGCCGAAAGGCTGGCCGACAGTCTGCCCGCGCAGAGTTTCAGCATCAAGATGCGAACAGGTTTCGATGATGCCGCGCTTTTCGATGAACTGACCTCGGGTCTGCGCCCGCTTCCTTTAAGGCAGCTCACGGTTCACGGCCGCACGAGGCGCGACCGCTATGATGGCCGCAGCCGCTGGGATCTAATTCAGCGCGCGGCCGAACAGCTGCCCTGCCCTGTCGTGGGTTCGGGCGATATTCTGAGCGCGGCGTCTTTCCATGAAATCGCTGCGGCGGCTCCTTCTGTTTCCCGCTTTATCGTGGGACGCGGGGCCTTGCGCAATCCCTGGGTATTCATGGAGCTTCGCAATCAGGAGCCGGTCGTCATTCGCCGCTCGCTTCTGCAGAAGGTCGTGGCGAGCTTTGCTCTTCTCACTGAACTCGGCATGGATCATCAGATCGACAAGCTGGAGCCTTTGGTGAAAAAAGGCCTTTGGCAGAATTCAGCCGGGAATAGTGGGCAGGCCTGGGCCGCGCTCTATGAAGAACTGAGCACAGCCTACGCGGGAAAGATCGTTGCCTTCAAGGATTTGGAGGTCGATCGCATCACCCTGGGGCGCGTGAAGATGGTTTGGAATTATTTAAGGAGCAGTCTGCCCGACGTTTATTTCGAGCCTCTGCTTCTGCGTTCCAAAAGTCTGGGCGAGCTGCTCACAGGCCTGACCCGTCTTGATCCTGGGGACGAGGCCTTCACTATCCAAAATCGCCCGGAATGGGACTGGCTATTCACCAGCACGCGGCAAAAACCTGGCGCCACGCCCGCTGAAGCCTGA
- a CDS encoding GTP-binding protein gives MPYLLFYGMMQAVLVKGFNMIELPPRRAAPVPLHIVGGLLGSGKTTFIQHQLDHEWAGEKLGLILCEEGAVKLDFSRSEEPRIKRLLNACVCCEMAYSFFEVLVELLRDTAVKRIVVEITAQADVQQIFDFIRSSHLRDYLVYEPIHVLVDARNPHMRFDAPAPMIRRLMDQAEVFVLSFHDQAGARRFNPGAKTVRLSPSL, from the coding sequence TTGCCCTATCTTCTGTTCTATGGAATGATGCAGGCTGTACTGGTCAAGGGTTTTAACATGATTGAACTGCCTCCACGGCGCGCAGCGCCCGTTCCTCTCCACATCGTCGGCGGACTTTTAGGTTCCGGCAAAACGACTTTCATTCAGCATCAGTTGGATCATGAATGGGCTGGTGAAAAACTGGGGTTGATCCTTTGCGAGGAAGGCGCCGTGAAGCTGGATTTCTCACGGAGCGAGGAGCCGCGCATCAAACGGCTTTTGAATGCCTGTGTTTGCTGCGAGATGGCCTACAGTTTTTTTGAGGTGCTTGTCGAACTCCTGCGTGACACCGCTGTGAAACGCATCGTGGTCGAGATCACCGCGCAGGCCGATGTGCAGCAGATTTTTGATTTTATCCGCAGTTCGCACCTTCGCGATTATCTGGTATACGAGCCTATTCATGTGCTGGTCGACGCGCGCAATCCGCATATGCGTTTCGATGCGCCCGCCCCCATGATTCGGCGCCTGATGGATCAGGCGGAAGTCTTCGTCTTGAGTTTTCATGATCAGGCCGGAGCACGCCGCTTCAATCCTGGAGCCAAGACCGTGAGGCTCAGCCCCTCGCTTTAG
- a CDS encoding MBOAT family O-acyltransferase: MKAKFHSRPFPWNRAARDLFIHPGILLLNVISFLTIALFSGTILTSAFLFVHIAVNFAATTGLERITDAHARRFFYWLCVALNAGSFLILQHLGLIGILDSNNVSTPSTLPFLMGYAFYTLQALAIQGAVYRGLITGLNFQRYVLAVSFCGAFLAGPIFNQAQLKAFEDIEVSFPTPARIYQHLHFLIGALVFKYVFANWLSQWVNTQDVSSPLLIARTVLCFELQVYFDFAGYSLLSFFLCRIFCIPMYHNFQHPFAARNIPEFWRRWHVGLGTFFKENVFTPLKGIYPNQTATRMALPITVFMLSALWHGPTRNFVLWGLLHGLAFVSSVAVLKAFRPGFLLRLGTRLSVFVVLFYGRLLFMESDFGRLMHKFRELGRFLHMGRELSLIFANRESLTGLLLKNWDGCVVGLAIAGIIGYEVWGISADDRRCYRYLKPGLWALMLLLLMLLFFQPADHAGFVYGR, from the coding sequence TTGAAAGCGAAATTTCATTCCCGCCCATTCCCTTGGAATCGCGCGGCACGAGACCTTTTCATTCATCCTGGAATTCTGCTGCTGAACGTGATTTCGTTTCTTACGATTGCCCTGTTTTCAGGCACGATTCTGACCTCCGCTTTTCTTTTCGTGCATATCGCGGTCAACTTTGCGGCCACCACGGGACTTGAACGCATAACGGACGCCCACGCGCGCCGTTTCTTTTATTGGCTCTGCGTGGCTCTGAACGCGGGCAGCTTTTTGATCCTTCAGCACCTCGGCTTGATTGGAATCCTGGATTCGAATAACGTCAGCACGCCCTCGACCCTTCCCTTTCTGATGGGTTATGCCTTCTACACGCTGCAGGCCCTCGCGATCCAAGGCGCTGTTTATCGCGGGCTGATCACGGGCCTTAACTTTCAACGCTATGTCCTGGCCGTAAGTTTTTGCGGGGCATTCCTCGCTGGGCCTATTTTTAATCAGGCGCAGCTGAAGGCCTTCGAGGATATCGAAGTTTCCTTTCCCACACCGGCGCGCATCTATCAGCATCTTCACTTTCTGATTGGCGCCTTGGTCTTTAAATATGTCTTTGCCAACTGGCTGAGTCAGTGGGTCAACACTCAGGACGTTTCGAGCCCTCTTCTGATCGCTCGCACCGTGCTGTGCTTTGAGCTTCAGGTCTATTTTGATTTTGCAGGCTATAGCCTTCTCTCCTTTTTCCTTTGCCGCATCTTTTGCATTCCCATGTACCACAACTTTCAGCATCCCTTCGCGGCCCGCAACATCCCCGAGTTCTGGCGACGCTGGCATGTAGGTCTCGGGACTTTTTTCAAAGAAAATGTTTTCACGCCTCTGAAAGGGATCTATCCGAATCAAACAGCCACACGCATGGCCCTGCCGATTACCGTCTTCATGCTCTCGGCCCTTTGGCATGGACCGACGCGAAACTTCGTCCTTTGGGGGTTGCTGCATGGTCTCGCGTTCGTCTCGTCCGTGGCTGTTTTGAAAGCATTCCGCCCGGGATTTCTTCTGCGCCTTGGCACTCGACTCTCCGTCTTTGTCGTGCTTTTCTACGGGCGCCTTCTCTTTATGGAAAGCGACTTCGGGCGTCTTATGCACAAATTCAGGGAATTGGGCCGCTTTCTTCATATGGGTCGTGAGTTATCTTTGATCTTCGCGAATCGCGAGTCGCTGACAGGCCTGCTTCTGAAAAACTGGGATGGCTGCGTCGTAGGCCTCGCGATCGCAGGCATCATCGGCTATGAAGTCTGGGGGATTTCCGCCGATGACAGGCGCTGCTACCGCTACCTTAAACCAGGACTATGGGCTTTGATGCTGCTGCTTCTGATGCTTCTCTTCTTCCAACCAGCCGATCATGCAGGTTTTGTCTATGGACGATAG